The following are encoded together in the Parabacteroides chongii genome:
- a CDS encoding RagB/SusD family nutrient uptake outer membrane protein yields the protein MKNMNIKTISVALLIGCTACSDILDKGPLDKFSENDVWESAELAQAFLYPSLNYATGQLVWNDKWTDNDVIQDDGDASNVNKEQIDRYFDAGWNPGADKDKAGDIYTNIRKCNLMLQKMEENTTFLEQDKNYLIAQAKMQRAMIYFSRARLFGKLMIVDRVLDPEEKMELPRTETIKDTYDFILKDLQDAAAELPSSIKGSETGMLTQGAAYALMAEVALHGAAYIESGQDEYYNIAKKASEDLFALGEYSLDTDYEKMFNEFDYALNSKEIILAQFRHENNTTFADTWMQNLVPNVNNDKLKEFANPKLNDSFEGWIGTFPSVDLVNDYEVRDTDGTAKDWDQSSFYKSWQQNGGYVSDAIYKNRDNRFYATVVQDSSHFFNSLVTMRAKGNMHWDSKAGGDWGMALNGYVYRKGIYTAKPLLNSDPTYYHYVVLRLGRSYLNYAEAMLRLGNISTAIEYINKTRTVHGGMPELPLNLSSELAWKAYKRERRIELVHEGDRYWSLLRWGKADKKDKVEELTKAHHAISISEDGKNFEIIPLPYQSSSNERIFTKKRYLFPVPEGERVNNPSLDQNEGW from the coding sequence ATGAAAAATATGAATATTAAAACAATATCAGTGGCCTTACTAATAGGGTGTACGGCTTGTAGTGACATTCTAGACAAAGGTCCGTTAGACAAATTTTCGGAAAACGATGTATGGGAAAGTGCGGAATTGGCACAAGCCTTCTTGTATCCCTCACTCAATTATGCCACCGGACAGTTGGTGTGGAATGATAAATGGACGGACAATGATGTCATCCAGGATGACGGAGACGCTTCGAACGTAAATAAAGAACAGATCGACCGATATTTTGATGCCGGCTGGAACCCTGGGGCAGATAAAGATAAAGCCGGGGATATTTATACCAACATCCGCAAATGTAATCTCATGCTCCAAAAAATGGAAGAAAACACGACCTTCCTGGAACAAGATAAAAATTACCTGATTGCACAGGCTAAGATGCAGCGTGCCATGATCTACTTCAGCCGTGCTCGTTTGTTCGGAAAACTGATGATTGTAGATCGTGTACTCGATCCAGAAGAAAAGATGGAACTGCCCAGAACGGAAACAATCAAGGACACGTATGATTTCATACTGAAAGATTTGCAGGATGCAGCTGCCGAACTGCCCTCCTCCATTAAAGGCTCCGAGACAGGTATGCTTACTCAAGGTGCAGCCTATGCATTAATGGCGGAAGTAGCACTTCACGGTGCAGCCTATATCGAATCCGGTCAAGATGAGTACTACAACATTGCAAAGAAAGCCAGTGAAGACCTTTTTGCCCTCGGAGAATATAGTTTGGATACCGATTACGAAAAAATGTTCAACGAGTTCGATTATGCACTCAATTCAAAAGAGATTATTTTGGCCCAGTTCAGGCATGAAAATAACACAACGTTCGCAGATACCTGGATGCAGAATCTTGTTCCGAATGTGAACAATGATAAACTGAAAGAGTTTGCCAATCCTAAACTGAATGATAGTTTTGAAGGATGGATCGGTACATTTCCTTCCGTTGACCTGGTAAACGATTACGAAGTCAGAGACACGGACGGAACAGCCAAAGACTGGGATCAAAGTAGTTTTTACAAAAGCTGGCAACAAAATGGCGGATATGTTTCGGACGCTATTTATAAGAACCGGGACAATCGCTTCTATGCAACTGTCGTACAAGACTCAAGCCATTTTTTCAACAGCCTCGTAACGATGCGCGCAAAAGGTAATATGCATTGGGATAGTAAAGCCGGAGGTGATTGGGGAATGGCTCTAAACGGATATGTTTATCGCAAAGGTATATACACGGCAAAACCGTTATTGAATTCAGACCCGACTTATTATCATTACGTAGTTCTGCGATTGGGACGCTCTTATCTGAACTATGCTGAGGCAATGTTACGTTTGGGTAACATCTCTACGGCAATTGAATATATTAATAAAACCCGCACAGTACATGGTGGAATGCCGGAACTTCCTTTGAACTTGTCTTCTGAACTTGCCTGGAAAGCCTATAAACGTGAACGCCGTATCGAGTTAGTACATGAAGGTGACAGATATTGGAGTCTATTGCGATGGGGAAAAGCCGACAAAAAAGATAAAGTGGAAGAATTGACAAAAGCTCATCACGCTATCAGTATTTCCGAAGACGGAAAAAACTTTGAAATTATTCCTTTACCCTATCAGAGCTCTTCCAACGAACGTATCTTTACAAAGAAAAGATATTTGTTCCCGGTTCCTGAAGGAGAAAGAGTAAACAACCCGTCTCTCGATCAAAACGAAGGATGGTAA